A single Brevundimonas sp. SL130 DNA region contains:
- a CDS encoding COG3650 family protein, producing the protein MRPIRSALLAAPMLVLALSLTLAGCYDRNEKTPESAPPPETAATLAGVDLGRPVRALGTEPFWGVEITTDAIVYTRMDQPTQRAPNHGATVQGTVATYASSTDLNQALNVVLIATECSDGMSDRTYPLTARVEIGDDTLSGCADAAAALKTAPAP; encoded by the coding sequence ATGCGTCCGATCCGATCCGCCCTGCTGGCCGCGCCGATGCTGGTCCTGGCCCTGAGCCTGACTTTGGCCGGATGCTACGACCGCAACGAGAAGACGCCGGAATCGGCGCCGCCGCCGGAAACGGCCGCCACCCTGGCGGGCGTCGATCTGGGCCGGCCGGTCCGGGCGCTGGGGACCGAACCCTTCTGGGGTGTCGAGATCACGACCGACGCCATCGTCTACACCCGGATGGATCAACCGACGCAGCGGGCGCCCAACCACGGGGCGACGGTGCAGGGGACGGTGGCGACCTATGCCAGCTCGACCGATCTGAACCAGGCCTTGAACGTCGTGCTGATCGCCACCGAATGTTCGGACGGGATGAGCGACCGCACCTATCCCCTGACCGCACGGGTCGAGATCGGCGACGACACCCTGAGCGGTTGCGCCGATGCGGCCGCCGCGCTCAAGACCGCGCCGGCGCCCTGA
- a CDS encoding intermembrane phospholipid transport protein YdbH family protein has protein sequence MTETPASSPERSRRTRRRGGGLRRLGLALLAVVLILALLAAALYLNRRAAAREVLVGWLERQGIQSEVEVERIELDGFVGRIRIGDPNNPDLMVERVEVDYAVALPWSKTGMGVSPSRIRLVRPVMRASWKNGKLSLGALDPLVEQFTGGPPRPDSRGPLVIVEGGRGRLDTEYGPVSILADARVDDGKLMRLSARMPAATLKSGEIEAQGLGATVDLTTTGDRIALRIEAGADRFNGGGVSGEAVRLSVDGDLPYPDMKTRRGDGRAVIDARLVGGVLGLGQTRMRDAEVAVRFDGATAGWIETLRLDGATDLGVKAAAIEGAGLKAGRVEGSATGGRLTVARDEAVRWSLETPLVLAAESGEAGLARTQGLSIQSNGLSMGGRDASFEATGPVQASFERIGFGDLELKQARGDLSLDIVKDDAVRIAAEGALRSAGGAWPLFGPVGSDDIAELAEMKTALGDFALAAPSVRFVTGSAGTEVRLARPVTLSPANGGVLTVAEAGEAAYQAEPGRLGGGALNLTATRGRGLPEMAVAVSKWRLTETGFEALLDGRARLDFDLARGIDARTRGLLVLADGRLTYTTPECVDLTVERLELDENDVHQVAGKLCPETGPLLRSKDGIWRVAGGFQGVSAQAPFLGMRFEQASGRVVVDGTKAGVGLTATVAEAQVVDATTPKRFETLAASGQAALANEGWSGGFDLKGTGEAAAATLGRLTLAHDGRTGAGGIHIAAPEVRFVEGGLQPSMLSPMVEAFVQSPVTGAIGFDGRFDWTKEAEPTSSGLLSVPGLDFVSPAGPVKGARGEIQFTSLSPAVVTAPNQRLTIDSLDVGADATALDLTFAIDGAGISFAGGSVQAGGGTVSVEPFVMPLDPTQAYSGVVVLDRVQLGDLVADSGFADKVLLDALVSGRLPFIMDPKEGLKITAGSLGAVQPGRLSIKREVLTDVDAGGGGEGVPPNMVEDLAYQAMENLAFDMLSADVNSLDGGRVSVLFHIRGRHEPPQRQELRLTLAELISREFLNRELPLPSGTQIDLTLDTTLNANQLFADIMAVNRARQGRQDDETPAPLSTP, from the coding sequence TTGACCGAAACCCCGGCCAGTTCCCCCGAGCGGTCCCGTCGCACGCGTCGCCGCGGCGGCGGGCTGCGTCGTCTGGGCCTGGCTTTGCTGGCCGTGGTCCTGATCCTCGCCCTGCTGGCGGCTGCCCTCTATCTGAACCGCCGGGCGGCGGCGCGCGAGGTCCTGGTCGGCTGGCTGGAGCGGCAGGGTATCCAGAGCGAGGTCGAGGTCGAGCGGATCGAGCTGGACGGCTTCGTCGGCCGCATCCGTATCGGCGATCCGAACAACCCGGATTTGATGGTCGAGCGGGTCGAGGTCGACTACGCCGTGGCCCTGCCCTGGTCGAAGACCGGCATGGGGGTGTCGCCCAGCCGGATCCGGCTGGTGCGGCCGGTGATGCGGGCCAGCTGGAAAAACGGGAAACTGTCGCTGGGGGCGCTGGATCCCTTGGTTGAGCAATTCACCGGCGGGCCGCCGAGGCCGGATTCGCGCGGGCCCCTGGTCATTGTCGAGGGCGGGCGCGGGCGGCTGGATACAGAATATGGGCCGGTCTCGATCCTGGCGGACGCCAGGGTGGACGACGGCAAGCTGATGCGGTTGAGCGCGCGGATGCCGGCGGCGACCCTGAAGAGTGGGGAGATCGAGGCCCAGGGGCTGGGCGCGACGGTCGACCTGACCACGACCGGCGATCGGATCGCCCTGCGGATCGAGGCCGGTGCGGATCGGTTCAATGGGGGCGGGGTCTCGGGCGAGGCGGTGCGGCTGAGCGTGGACGGCGATCTGCCCTATCCCGATATGAAGACCCGGCGCGGCGACGGCCGGGCGGTGATCGACGCCCGTCTGGTCGGCGGCGTGTTGGGTCTGGGCCAGACGCGGATGCGCGACGCCGAGGTCGCGGTTCGGTTCGACGGCGCGACGGCCGGGTGGATCGAGACCTTGCGGCTGGACGGCGCGACCGACCTGGGCGTGAAGGCGGCGGCGATCGAGGGCGCGGGGCTGAAGGCGGGGCGGGTCGAGGGATCGGCGACGGGCGGGCGGCTGACGGTGGCGCGCGATGAGGCGGTGCGCTGGAGCCTGGAGACGCCGCTGGTGCTGGCGGCGGAGTCCGGCGAGGCCGGTCTGGCGCGGACGCAGGGACTGTCTATTCAATCGAACGGGCTGTCGATGGGCGGCCGCGATGCAAGCTTTGAGGCCACAGGGCCGGTGCAGGCGAGCTTCGAACGGATCGGTTTCGGCGATCTGGAGCTGAAGCAGGCGCGGGGCGATCTGAGCCTGGACATCGTCAAGGACGATGCGGTGCGGATCGCGGCGGAAGGCGCGCTGCGGTCGGCGGGCGGGGCCTGGCCGCTGTTCGGGCCGGTCGGGTCGGACGACATCGCCGAACTGGCCGAGATGAAGACGGCGCTGGGGGATTTCGCCCTGGCCGCGCCCTCGGTCCGGTTCGTCACCGGGTCGGCCGGGACCGAGGTCCGGTTGGCGCGGCCCGTGACCCTGAGCCCGGCCAACGGCGGGGTGCTGACGGTCGCCGAAGCCGGAGAGGCCGCCTATCAGGCCGAGCCGGGACGGCTGGGCGGCGGGGCGCTGAACCTGACGGCGACGCGGGGACGGGGCCTGCCCGAGATGGCCGTGGCCGTGTCGAAGTGGCGGCTGACCGAGACCGGGTTCGAGGCCCTGCTGGACGGGCGGGCGCGGCTGGACTTCGACCTGGCGCGGGGGATCGACGCCCGGACGCGGGGCCTGCTGGTCCTGGCCGACGGGCGACTGACCTATACGACCCCCGAGTGCGTCGATCTGACGGTCGAGCGGCTGGAGCTGGACGAGAACGACGTCCATCAGGTGGCCGGCAAGCTGTGTCCTGAGACAGGGCCGCTGCTGAGGTCCAAGGACGGGATCTGGCGCGTGGCCGGGGGCTTCCAGGGCGTGTCGGCCCAGGCGCCCTTCCTGGGCATGCGGTTCGAACAGGCCTCGGGGCGGGTGGTGGTGGACGGGACCAAGGCCGGGGTCGGGCTGACGGCGACGGTGGCCGAGGCCCAGGTGGTCGATGCGACCACGCCCAAACGGTTCGAGACCCTGGCGGCCTCGGGCCAGGCGGCCCTGGCCAATGAAGGCTGGAGCGGCGGGTTCGACCTGAAGGGGACGGGCGAGGCGGCGGCGGCCACCCTGGGGCGATTGACCCTGGCCCATGACGGCCGGACCGGGGCAGGGGGGATCCATATCGCCGCGCCGGAGGTGCGCTTCGTCGAGGGCGGGCTGCAGCCGTCGATGCTGAGCCCGATGGTCGAGGCCTTCGTCCAGTCGCCGGTGACGGGGGCCATCGGCTTCGACGGCCGGTTCGACTGGACCAAGGAGGCCGAGCCGACGTCGAGCGGCCTGCTGAGCGTGCCGGGACTGGATTTCGTCAGCCCGGCCGGGCCGGTCAAGGGCGCGCGGGGCGAGATCCAGTTCACCAGCCTGAGCCCCGCCGTGGTCACGGCGCCGAACCAGAGGCTGACGATCGACAGCCTGGACGTCGGCGCGGACGCGACGGCCCTGGACCTGACCTTCGCCATCGACGGGGCCGGGATCAGCTTCGCCGGGGGATCGGTCCAGGCCGGGGGCGGGACCGTGTCGGTCGAGCCCTTCGTCATGCCGCTGGACCCGACCCAGGCCTATAGCGGCGTGGTGGTGCTGGACCGGGTTCAACTGGGCGATCTGGTGGCCGACAGCGGGTTCGCCGACAAGGTCCTGCTGGACGCCCTGGTCTCGGGTCGTCTGCCCTTCATCATGGACCCGAAAGAGGGGCTGAAGATCACGGCGGGAAGCCTGGGCGCGGTCCAGCCCGGGCGGCTGTCGATCAAGCGCGAGGTGCTGACCGACGTCGATGCGGGCGGTGGAGGCGAGGGCGTGCCGCCGAACATGGTCGAGGACCTGGCCTATCAGGCGATGGAGAACCTGGCCTTCGACATGTTGAGCGCCGACGTGAACAGCCTGGACGGGGGGCGGGTCTCGGTCCTGTTCCATATCCGCGGACGGCACGAACCGCCGCAGCGCCAGGAGCTGCGCCTGACCCTGGCCGAGCTGATCAGCCGGGAGTTTCTGAACCGCGAACTGCCCCTGCCGTCGGGCACCCAGATCGATCTGACCCTGGACACCACCCTGAACGCCAACCAGTTGTTCGCCGACATCATGGCGGTGAACCGGGCGCGCCAGGGCCGCCAGGATGACGAAACGCCGGCGCCCTTGTCGACGCCCTAA
- a CDS encoding DUF1318 domain-containing protein: MSLRKFLAVGALAAAVSFGGAALAQTAAQKTLVDQAKAAGTVGEQADGYVGFRVSTTDAALCTAVDAMNAGRRAAYARSAADAGTSADVAGSRMFESQLLPRIQSGQWYRNAQGQWVQR, encoded by the coding sequence ATGAGCCTTCGTAAATTCCTCGCTGTCGGCGCCCTGGCCGCCGCCGTCTCGTTCGGCGGCGCCGCCCTGGCCCAGACCGCCGCCCAGAAGACCCTGGTCGATCAGGCCAAGGCCGCCGGCACGGTCGGCGAACAGGCCGACGGCTATGTCGGCTTCCGCGTCAGCACCACCGACGCCGCCCTGTGCACCGCCGTGGACGCCATGAACGCCGGCCGCCGCGCCGCCTACGCCCGCAGCGCGGCCGACGCCGGCACCAGCGCCGATGTCGCCGGCTCCCGAATGTTCGAAAGCCAGCTGCTGCCGCGCATCCAGTCGGGCCAGTGGTACCGCAACGCCCAGGGGCAGTGGGTTCAGCGTTAA
- a CDS encoding YnbE family lipoprotein, with product MINKRQLAGLGLGAVVVAVSACAPTIRLEVAPIQIYAKLDADVRVRLDQELQQLLQQNPNLF from the coding sequence ATGATCAACAAGCGCCAGTTGGCCGGCCTCGGCCTCGGAGCGGTCGTCGTCGCGGTCTCGGCCTGCGCCCCGACCATCCGTCTGGAGGTTGCGCCGATCCAGATCTACGCCAAATTGGACGCAGACGTCCGCGTCCGGCTGGATCAGGAGCTGCAGCAGCTGCTTCAGCAGAACCCGAACCTCTTCTGA
- a CDS encoding DNA cytosine methyltransferase — protein MSIRPTVFEFFAGGGLAGIGLSGTGLSGLDTVFANDMDPAKGRAFVANHPDIPFRLGDVWSLTPADLPGVPDLAWASSPCQDVSLAGARGGLEAGRSGAFWGFWRLIQGLADQDRAPRVIVLENVIGLLTSGDGRDFAAVCAAMVQAGYRVGALEMDAAHWLPQSRPRLFVVAMRDAALDGAPQASAPTGPFHSPRLMAAHARLPQAVRDAWAWWSLPVPPRRNLDLAALLEPDTAVDWLDDGDAVLALAAPLHRARIEAAVASGRRMVGAAYRRVRTEKGVKVQRLEIRFDGLAGCLRTPAGGSSRQYVVVCDDGRARVRRLTGREAARLMGVPHDYRLPSSESAALKLMGDAVAVPVVRALTEGLLLPGLTAHRAAA, from the coding sequence ATGTCGATTCGCCCGACCGTATTCGAATTCTTCGCCGGCGGCGGCTTGGCCGGGATCGGCCTATCTGGAACAGGCCTGTCGGGCCTCGACACCGTCTTCGCCAACGACATGGACCCCGCCAAGGGCCGGGCCTTTGTCGCCAATCATCCCGACATCCCCTTCCGCCTCGGCGACGTCTGGTCCCTGACCCCGGCCGACCTGCCGGGCGTCCCCGACCTGGCCTGGGCCTCGTCCCCCTGTCAGGACGTCAGCCTGGCCGGCGCGCGCGGCGGGCTCGAGGCCGGACGCTCCGGCGCCTTCTGGGGCTTCTGGCGACTGATTCAGGGGCTGGCGGATCAGGATCGAGCGCCGCGCGTCATCGTGCTGGAAAACGTCATCGGGCTTCTGACGTCAGGGGATGGGCGAGACTTCGCCGCCGTCTGCGCCGCCATGGTCCAGGCCGGCTATCGGGTTGGCGCGCTGGAGATGGACGCCGCCCACTGGCTGCCCCAGTCGCGCCCGCGCCTGTTCGTCGTGGCCATGCGGGACGCGGCCCTGGACGGCGCGCCGCAAGCCTCCGCCCCCACGGGGCCCTTCCACTCCCCCCGCCTCATGGCCGCCCACGCCCGCCTGCCCCAGGCGGTGCGCGACGCCTGGGCCTGGTGGAGCCTGCCGGTCCCGCCCCGGCGCAATCTGGATCTCGCCGCCCTGCTGGAGCCGGATACGGCCGTCGACTGGCTGGACGACGGCGACGCCGTCCTGGCCCTGGCCGCGCCGCTTCACCGCGCCCGGATCGAGGCCGCCGTCGCCTCCGGCCGCCGCATGGTCGGCGCCGCCTATCGCCGCGTCCGCACCGAGAAGGGCGTCAAGGTTCAGCGGCTGGAAATCCGCTTCGACGGTCTGGCGGGCTGTCTGCGCACCCCGGCGGGCGGGTCGTCGCGCCAATATGTCGTGGTCTGCGACGACGGCCGAGCCCGCGTCCGGCGCCTGACCGGGCGCGAGGCGGCGCGTCTGATGGGCGTGCCCCACGACTATCGCCTGCCGTCCAGCGAGAGTGCGGCCCTGAAACTGATGGGCGACGCCGTGGCGGTCCCTGTCGTGCGCGCCCTGACCGAGGGCCTGCTCCTGCCCGGCCTGACGGCGCATCGCGCGGCGGCCTGA